The Cucurbita pepo subsp. pepo cultivar mu-cu-16 chromosome LG08, ASM280686v2, whole genome shotgun sequence genome contains a region encoding:
- the LOC111800237 gene encoding annexin D8-like yields MVHIRNQLTFPFLLFPIYATQCLSFPTQLPNMSINTDDLEKDCIEIHDSWDRRSNNLVRVLATRNLMERQQMRKIYKAIYGEELVERLGTINVQKERKELVAQALSLWMLDPHERDAVLAREALEQGDINYKALIEIFVGRKSSQIFLIKQSYRARYQTKLEQDIINIDPPHSYQKILVALAASHKAHNADVSQHIAKCDARRLYETVKDSLVAIEEEAVLEMLTKRSIPQLKLTFSCYQHIFGHNFTKALKLRNCGEFENVLHTVVKCISNPPKYYAKVVYKCIKGEETDNGALRRVLVSRAEVDLDEIQRAFKGKYGIQLRGAIRESIFCEDYRDFLVALAIKTTY; encoded by the exons ATGGTACACATAAGAAACCAACTCACTTTCCCTTTCCTTCTCTTCCCTATATATGCCACTCAATGCCTCTCTTTCCCTACCCAACTGCCAAATATGTCGATCAACACCGATGATCTCGAAAAAGATTGTATTGAGATTCACGATTCCTGGGATCGAAGAAGCAATAACCTCGTTCGAGTTCTCGCCACTCGAAACCTGATGGAAAGACAACAAATGAGGAAGATTTACAAGGCAATCTATGGTGAAGAGTTGGTGGAAAGACTTGGGACAATCAATGTTCAAAAGGAGAGGAAAGAGTTAGTAGCTCAAGCTTTGTCGTTGTGGATGCTTGATCCTCATGAACGCGACGCGGTTCTCGCTCGGGAAGCTCTCGAACAAGGAGACATTAATTACAAGGCTcttattgaaatatttgtgGGGAGAAAATCAAGTCAAATCTTTCTCATTAAACAATCTTATCGAGCAAGATATCAAACCAAATTGGAACAAGATATCATCAATATAGACCCTCCTCACTCATACCAAAAG ATTCTCGTAGCATTGGCTGCCTCACACAAAGCCCATAATGCAGATGTTAGCCAACATATAGCAAAGTGTGATGCTAGAAGGCTGTATGAAACAGTAAAGGACAGTTTAGTAGccatagaagaagaagctgtTCTTGAAATGCTCACTAAAAGAAGCATTCCACAGCTAAAGCTTACTTTTTCATGCTACCAACACATATTTGGACATAACTTCACCAag GCTCTCAAGTTACGAAATTGCGGAGAATTCGAGAACGTCCTACATACCGTCGTCAAGTGTATATCTAATCCTCCAAAGTATTACGCCAAG GTGGTTTACAAATGCATAAAGGGTGAAGAAACTGATAATGGAGCATTGAGGAGAGTATTGGTGAGCAGAGCTGAGGTTGATTTGGATGAAATTCAAAGGGCTTTTAAAGGGAAATATGGGATTCAATTAAGAGGAGCAATACGTGAGAGTATTTTTTGTGAAGATTATAGAGATTTTCTTGTTGCGTTGGCTATTAAAACAACATACTGA